One genomic segment of Desulfovibrio sp. UCD-KL4C includes these proteins:
- a CDS encoding N-acetylmuramoyl-L-alanine amidase, whose product MIRKIFFQNLVMGLLLAGLLVSVTPAQAFGASIKDEFTIAWKQFHALSKNSKKAQYRSEWDKVAKKFRKVFKRSPRGQYAPKSLYYLGRSYEELGYHSGMKKDLRKAVDYYGRMISNFPSHAWTDDSIFRRAEIRRRKLNEKNLAYSDYLTIVHRYSKSDMYSKARSRLDSMDRSGLSKKGKTQAKRSKPSGTIVPASAPKVRKSSSNRAKLMAVRYTSSDSYTRVVLDLDEEVRFRYQLLNPNQSVNRPHRLYIDLENTILGNNVHKATDVADGILKDIRSAQRDPRTTRVVLDFNSMQDYKIFPLENPFRLVVDVQAPEAGVAKKKITSKVRRAKKRTRAAKYTPPANSKAMAGDLLEQLGLTFKTIMIDPGHGGKDPGASGHGLREKDINLRFAKILAAKLKRAGFNILYTRSTDVFIPLEERTAMANIKKADMFISIHCNAHRKSSINGLETYTLNLARNRNAVRVAARENAISAKRISDLQVILTDLMLNSKMKESKDLAKKIQTKVLTNVRRKWSIKDQGVREAPFYVLMGAKMPSVLVELGYITNKTESSRLRSDKYLGYIADGIVKGVLEYKKQIERYASI is encoded by the coding sequence ATGATACGCAAAATATTCTTTCAAAACCTAGTGATGGGGCTCTTACTTGCCGGGCTTCTTGTTTCGGTAACTCCTGCCCAAGCATTCGGAGCGAGCATTAAAGACGAGTTCACCATTGCATGGAAACAATTCCATGCGCTATCGAAAAACAGCAAAAAAGCACAGTATCGCTCAGAATGGGATAAGGTTGCTAAAAAGTTTAGAAAGGTTTTCAAAAGATCACCACGCGGACAATATGCTCCTAAATCTCTATATTATCTTGGTAGGTCGTATGAGGAATTAGGTTATCATAGTGGAATGAAAAAGGATTTAAGAAAAGCCGTTGATTATTACGGCCGCATGATATCAAACTTCCCCTCCCACGCTTGGACTGATGACAGTATCTTCAGAAGAGCTGAAATACGCCGGAGAAAACTTAATGAAAAGAATCTAGCCTACTCCGACTACCTGACAATAGTCCATCGGTACTCCAAATCTGATATGTATTCCAAAGCTAGGTCCAGACTAGATTCCATGGATCGCAGTGGACTTTCAAAAAAAGGAAAAACACAGGCTAAACGCTCAAAACCATCAGGAACTATCGTTCCAGCTTCAGCCCCGAAAGTAAGAAAATCGTCAAGTAATCGTGCTAAGCTCATGGCTGTAAGATATACCAGTAGTGATTCGTACACACGTGTTGTTCTGGACCTTGATGAAGAAGTTCGCTTTCGCTACCAGCTCTTAAATCCGAATCAAAGTGTTAACCGTCCTCATAGACTCTATATTGATCTGGAAAACACTATACTTGGAAACAATGTACACAAGGCTACAGATGTTGCCGATGGCATTTTAAAAGACATCCGCTCTGCACAGCGGGATCCACGCACAACTAGAGTTGTACTGGATTTCAACTCCATGCAGGATTATAAAATTTTCCCACTGGAAAACCCTTTCAGACTGGTTGTCGATGTACAAGCTCCAGAAGCCGGTGTTGCCAAGAAAAAAATCACCTCAAAAGTTAGACGGGCAAAAAAAAGAACACGCGCGGCAAAGTACACTCCTCCTGCAAACAGCAAAGCTATGGCTGGAGACCTGCTTGAACAACTGGGGCTTACCTTTAAAACAATTATGATCGACCCAGGGCATGGCGGAAAAGATCCGGGAGCCAGTGGTCATGGATTGCGAGAAAAAGATATCAATTTGCGTTTTGCAAAAATTCTGGCCGCCAAATTAAAAAGAGCAGGGTTTAACATTCTCTACACCAGATCTACAGATGTGTTTATTCCTCTGGAAGAGCGTACAGCAATGGCCAATATCAAAAAGGCGGATATGTTTATATCCATCCATTGCAATGCTCACCGCAAATCCTCAATTAATGGTCTTGAAACATACACTCTCAACCTTGCACGCAATCGCAATGCTGTCCGCGTAGCAGCACGTGAAAATGCTATTTCGGCTAAACGCATCAGCGATCTACAAGTTATCCTGACAGACCTCATGCTGAATTCAAAAATGAAAGAAAGTAAAGATTTAGCCAAAAAAATTCAGACAAAAGTCTTAACTAATGTTCGCAGAAAATGGTCCATAAAAGATCAGGGCGTACGCGAAGCTCCCTTCTATGTTTTAATGGGCGCAAAGATGCCGTCAGTACTAGTGGAGCTAGGATATATTACAAATAAAACAGAATCTTCAAGACTTAGGTCGGACAAATACCTTGGCTACATCGCTGACGGAATAGTAAAAGGAGTACTGGAGTACAAAAAACAGATTGAAAGATATGCCAGTATCTAG